From the Lampris incognitus isolate fLamInc1 chromosome 10, fLamInc1.hap2, whole genome shotgun sequence genome, one window contains:
- the LOC130120019 gene encoding uncharacterized protein LOC130120019, with translation MSVTLRMSAVQLGLVVILPLSWMAQCDQGSNGLVRKNTGESVTIHCRISQQEPEFLNLKRGLDRDVKVLYFHSTKEPTVKESFKYRLKVKGTLTKLDILITNLTVEDTGPYWCTYTAIDVNGTPTEVIGNGSVLLVMEAQQCDVPWWAHGAMRPLFLTCTLASAAVLLIIISVTFTWIVFKIKASYTVVRPRRTNGSDVYEDMRATLQR, from the exons ATGAGTGTGACTTTGAGAATGTCTGCTGTCCAGTTAGGGCTCGTCGTCATCCTTCCTCTTTCCTGGATGGCTCAGTGTGACCAAG GCAGCAATGGCCTCGTAAGGAAAAACACTGGAGAATCAGTCACCATTCATTGTCGCATCTCTCAACAAGAGCCAGAGTTCCTCAATTTGAAAAGGGGTCTGGATCGAGACGTCAAAGTCCTGTATTTTCATAGTACAAAAGAGCCTACCGTTAAAGAGAGTTTCAAATACAGGCTTAAGGTTAAAGGCACATTAACCAAACTGGATATTCTCATCACAAACTTGACGGTAGAGGACACAGGACCATACTGGTGTACATATACAGCGATTGATGTCAACGGCACTCCCACAGAGGTCATCGGTAATGGCTCTGTTCTGTTGGTGATGGAAG CCCAGCAGTGTGATGTGCCGTGGTGGGCCCATGGTGCTATGCGCCCCCTCTTCCTGACATGTACATTGGCCTCTGCAGCAGTTCTGCTGATCATCATTTCTGTCACATTCACATGGATTGTATTCAAg ATCAAGGCCAGTTACACCGTTGTGAGACCAAGACGCACCAACGGCAGTGACGTTTATGAAGACATGCGGGCCACCCTACAGCGGTAG